In Rhodopirellula islandica, the sequence GCCCAATCAAAATGGGCGTTCCGTGCGAAGCGAAGCGTTGGGTTGCGGTTAACAAGGTGAGATTGTGCTCGTGGGTCTTCCCAAACCCGATTCCGGGATCCAGACAAATACGCTCTGAATCAATCCCAGCGTCCAGGCAAGCTTGCCGGCGAGCCAACAAATACCGTTCGATCTCCGCCACGACATCGTCGTAACGAGGATCGTCCTGCATCGTTTGCGGGTTGCCTCGCATGTGCATCACGCAGACGCCTGCCGATGTTTCAACGGCGACCGCAGGCATCATGGAATCACCTTCCAAACCCGTCACATCGTTGATGATCTCTGCGCCGGCGTGGATTGCGGCTCGCGCAACGGAGGCTTTGCTGGTATCGATGCTGATGGGGATGGTCAACTGACTCGCCAACCGCTCAATCACTGGCACAACACGGCGTACTTCGGTCTCCGCATTCACCGGATCGCTGTAGGGACGCGTGCTCTCACCGCCGATGTCAATCAAGTCGGCTCCCGCGGATTGCATTTCCAACGCAACGTTGACCGCATCCGCCAAAGTCTTCTCACTCGCAAGTTGCTCACCTGCAGAAACGAAGCGGCCACCGTCTGAAAAGCTATCCGGCGTGACGTTCAAAATCCCCATCACGAGCGGACGTCGGCCGATTTCCAAGCAACGCCGAGACGTCCGCCACACCGCGCGTCGGATCATGTGTAGCGAACGTTCTGGTGCTCAGGCTCAAAGAATGCCGGCAGCAATGAATCCACTCGCAGCAACCCCTCACGAGTCAAACGAACCTCATCGGGATGCACTTCTGCCAGGCCTTCTTCCACGTAACCATCCCAAACCGATTTCCAATCCTCCACGATATCAACGCCAAACTTGGATTGGAAATAGTCCCGTTCGAGGAAACCGCGTTTCAGCAACAAAATCATTTCGCGAATCAACGCTTGGTGCTCGGTCGGAACAAATCCGCGGCCGAGCGGCAACTTCCCTTCCTCAATCGCGCCGAGGTACTGCTCCATGTGGGGCAGGTTTTGGTAGTGAGCGCCCGCTGCGTGGCCAAAGCTAGCGATGCCAGTTGCTAACAGGTCGGCACCTCGCCAGAGATTGTCACGGTAAGAGAAGTTCACTTTCCCGGTGTCTTTGACCAACGTGTAAGCGCTGCTGACTTTGTATCCTGCTGATGTCATCTCATCGAAGGCGTAGCTGACCCAGTCGCGTTTGGTCTGCCAGTCAGCCACCGGGCTGTCAATTTTGTTGCCCAAGATATCGGCGCTGTAAACCGTGTTGAACGGCAGTTCCATTTGGTAGATCGTCACGCTTTCTGGCGACATGTCGATCGTGCGACGAATGTTGTCTCGCCAGTTCTCCCATGTCTCACCCACCATTCCCGAGATCAGGTCAATGTTCACATTGGGGAACTGAGCCGCTTCAATCCACTCCCAAGCCGCGAAAACTTGTTTTGAGAGGTGAGCCCGACCGTTCTCTTCCAACAACTTGTCGGAGAAGTTTTCAATTCCCAAGCTCAACCGGGTCACACCCAATTGCTCACGCAATGTCTTGACTTTGGTCTCACTCAGCGTGCCTGGTTCACATTCAAAGGTGACTTCTTCGG encodes:
- the folP gene encoding dihydropteroate synthase, coding for MIRRAVWRTSRRCLEIGRRPLVMGILNVTPDSFSDGGRFVSAGEQLASEKTLADAVNVALEMQSAGADLIDIGGESTRPYSDPVNAETEVRRVVPVIERLASQLTIPISIDTSKASVARAAIHAGAEIINDVTGLEGDSMMPAVAVETSAGVCVMHMRGNPQTMQDDPRYDDVVAEIERYLLARRQACLDAGIDSERICLDPGIGFGKTHEHNLTLLTATQRFASHGTPILIGHSRKGFIKKLLQSKERFSGDDYDPMAGTLGVSMAVAAAGAHVIRVHDVAETVQALDLFEAAGGLDARAAAS
- a CDS encoding coproporphyrinogen-III oxidase family protein, which translates into the protein MTTASTQDESREKKPEGSKTEVGSYFISNYPPYSQWKADSLDDVKQRMDSAPTSENPLGLYLHIPFCRKRCKFCYFKVFTDVKAQEVQRYVDALCNEISMVSQLPVMGDRPFRFVYFGGGTPSFLSPKQLTKLADRLREHITWDGAEEVTFECEPGTLSETKVKTLREQLGVTRLSLGIENFSDKLLEENGRAHLSKQVFAAWEWIEAAQFPNVNIDLISGMVGETWENWRDNIRRTIDMSPESVTIYQMELPFNTVYSADILGNKIDSPVADWQTKRDWVSYAFDEMTSAGYKVSSAYTLVKDTGKVNFSYRDNLWRGADLLATGIASFGHAAGAHYQNLPHMEQYLGAIEEGKLPLGRGFVPTEHQALIREMILLLKRGFLERDYFQSKFGVDIVEDWKSVWDGYVEEGLAEVHPDEVRLTREGLLRVDSLLPAFFEPEHQNVRYT